In one Lycium barbarum isolate Lr01 chromosome 7, ASM1917538v2, whole genome shotgun sequence genomic region, the following are encoded:
- the LOC132603186 gene encoding large ribosomal subunit protein eL18y-like, with protein sequence MGIDLKAGGKSKKTKRTAPKSDDVYLKLLVKLYRFLVRRTGSKFNAVILKRLFMSKINRPPLSLSRLVSYTKGKEDKTVVIVGTITDDVRAYEVPKLKVCALRFTKTARARIEKAGGECLAFDQLALRAPLGQNTLLLRGPKNAREAVKHFGAAPGVPHSHTKPYVRAKGRKFERARGKRKSRGYKV encoded by the coding sequence ATGGGTATCGATCTTAAGGCGGGAGGTAAGTCTAAGAAGACCAAACGTACTGCCCCTAAATCCGATGATGTTTACCTCAAACTCCTCGTCAAGCTTTACCGATTCTTGGTAAGGAGGACTGGAAGCAAGTTCAATGCGGTGATTCTCAAGAGGCTTTTTATGAGCAAGATTAACAGACCTCCACTATCTCTCTCGAGATTGGTTTCATATACTAAGGGAAAGGAGGACAAGACTGTTGTTATCGTGGGTACTATTACCGACGATGTTAGGGCTTATGAGGTTCCTAAGTTGAAGGTGTGTGCTTTGAGGTTTACAAAGACAGCTCGGGCAAGGATTGAGAAGGCTGGTGGTGAATGCCTGGCATTTGACCAACTTGCTCTCAGGGCTCCACTTGGCCAGAACACGCTTCTCCTCAGAGGTCCTAAGAATGCACGTGAAGCAGTGAAGCACTTTGGTGCAGCTCCGGGTGTTCCACACAGCCATACCAAACCATATGTGCGTGCCAAGGGAAGAAAGTTCGAGAGAGCTAGAGGAAAGCGAAAGAGTAGGGGTTACAAGGTTTAA